The DNA sequence GTGGGGGTCGGTGTCAGCTGAGTGTTTCGCCGCCGTCGATGGTGATGATCTGGCCGGTGACGTAGTTGTTGGCCATGAGGAAGAGGGCCGAGGCGGCGGCTTCCTCGGCGGTGCCGAAGTGGCCGAGGGGAGCGGTCGATCCGGGGCGGCGGCGATCGCACGACCTCTTGGCAGAGCCGCACGCGCGAGGTCGCCGAGGTCAGTGGTGTGGTCGGCGTAGCCCTGCGACGAGGAGTTCGGCCATGCGGCGTGCGTCGTAGCGGGGATCGCTCTCCGCGCCGATGCAGAGGTTTCCGACGCCGCGCATGAGCTGGTACGCATCGATGTCGGGGGCGGATCTCGCCTGGCGACGGCTGCGGCTTCGAGCAGTTCGGTGCAGACGGGTAGGAGGCGGTCGAGGAAGTAGGCATGCAGCGCCTCGAACCCGGTGTTGTCGGCCTGCAGCACGGCGGCGAGTCCGTGTTTGGTCACCAGGAAATCGACGAAGAGGTTGATCCACTGCCCTAGGGCGTGTTTCGAAAGTAGCGCCGTCCGCCCGGAGGGCGGGCCCCGCGGCGTCTGGTGCGTGTGATCGCAAGGCGGAGGGTCGTCCTCGTAGTGGGCCTACTCGGACGATCCCGACAACGCAGCGAGCGCGCGTGCCAGGCGTCGCGGGGCAGGCGGGACTTTCGAAACACGCCCTAGTGCGGAGTGCGGGGACGGGTTAGTCGCCAGCAGGGCCGGACCGGCATCGGCGCAGGCGTCGACCTGGTGCCGATAGACGCCGATGATGAGGTCCGCTCGCGTCGGGAAGTGGCGGTAGATCGTGCCCACCCCGACGCCGGCCTTGGCCGCGATGTCGCGTACCGGCGCGTCTACGCCTGACGTGACGAAGACCGCGGCGGCCGCATCGAGCAGGGTCTTCTGGTTGCGCCGGGCGTCCTTGCGCCTGGACGGGGCTGCTTGTCCTGCGCCCTTGTCGCTGTCGTTCACCGCACTGCTCCTCCCGCTCGCCGCTTGCAAAGCGGAACCGTGTTCCGTATCTTTCGGAACAGGGTTCCGCTTTGCTCATGGTGCCAGAGCAGGGGCCCGGCAACCAAGCCATGCAATGCACCATGCTTCACCCGCAATGAGGAGACACGGTCATGCAGTACCGCACCTTGGGCCGCACCGGTGTGCAGGTCAGCACCCTCGCGCTCGGCGCGATGAACTTCGGAAAGATCGGGCGCACCACCCAGGACGAGGTCACCGCCATCGTCGACGCCGCCCTGGGGGCGGGGATCAACCTGATCGACACTGCCGACGTGTACAGCGGCGGCGAGTCGGAGGAGATGGTGGGCAAGGCCATCGCGGGCCGCCGCGACGACATCGTGCTGGCCACGAAGGCGACCATGCCGATGGGCGACGAGCGCAATCGCCAGGGCAGCTCGCGCCGCTGGCTGGTCACCGCTCTGGAGGACAGCCTGCGTCGGCTCGGCGTCGACCACGTCGACCTCTACCAAATCCACCGGTGGGACCCGAACACCAGCGACGAGGAGACTCTGTCAGCGTTGACAGACCTGCAGCGCGCGGGAAAAATCCGCTACTTCGGCTCCTCGACCTTTCCCGCCTACCGCATCGTGCAAGCCCAGTGGGCCGCCCGGGAGCACCACTTGAGCCGTTACGTCACCGAACAGCCCAGCTACTCAATCCTGCAGCGCGGCATCGAGACCCATGTGCTGCCCGTGACCGAGCAGTACGGGCTCGGCGTCCTGGTATGGAGCCCACTGGCCTCGGGCTGGCTGTCGGGCGCGATCCGCGAGGGCAGGGAGATCACCACCAGCCGCTCCACGTTCATGCCGCAACGCTTCGACACCACCATCCCCTCCAACCGGGCCAGGCTCGACGCCGTCGAACGGCTGGCCGGAGTCGCCGACGAGGCCGGCCTGACGATGATCCAGCTCGCGCTCGGCTTCGTGACCGCGCACCCCGGCGTGACCAGCGCGCTTGTCGGCCCCCGCACACTGGACCACCTGCACTCGCAGCTCGCCGCCGCAGACACCAAGCTCTCCGCCGACGTACTCGACGCGATCGACGCCATCGTCGCCCCCGGTGCCGACCTCGCCGCACACGAGAAGAACGACACCCCGCCCTCGCTACTCCACCCGTCCCTGCGGCGCCGCTGATCACCCCAGCGACAGCCTCCATATCCTCTTGTGCGACGTCCCGAAGCTGCAGCAGTGGATGGCGGTAGCAAATTCCGCTTCATGGTCGGCTTATGGGACTTCCATCACCTGGCGGTCCATCAGTAATCTGCCGCAGTCGGGCAGATGGGCTGCGTGAGGAGTCCCTGGCGACAAGGCGGGCCCAGGCCCGGTGATCACGAGTTGCGACGCTCTGTGATCACTGGGGGGACCTGTACCCGTGCTTCCATCATGGCTGTCCGCTGGGGTGCCACCGCCGCCGTATCAGCGACCGGATCGTGTTCGACAAGCTGCTGCAGCTCCTGCGGTTCGGCTGCTCCTACCAGGCGATCTCCGACACGACCTGCTCGGCGACCACCATCCGCAATCGCCGCGATGAGTGGATCCGGCTCGGCGTCTTCGCCCGGCTCAAGCAGATCGTGCTGGAGTCCTACGACCGGATCGTCGGGCTCGTGCTCGACCAGATCGCCATCGACGGCTCCATCACCAGGGCTCCCAGCGGCGGGGAGGTAGCCGGGCGCTCACCGGTCGATCGCGGCAAGCAGGGCTTGAAACGCTCGGGCATGACGGATGGTTACGGGATCCCACTCGGCCGTGTCCTGGCCGGGGCGAACCGCCACGACTCACCGCTTCTCGCGCCGACGCTGGACCTGCTGGACGACATCGGGCCGCTGCCCGACGACATCACAGTGCATCTGGACGCCGGCTACGACTCGGACAAGACCCGCGCCGAACTCGCCGCCCGCGACCTGCACGGCCGCATCGCGCACAAGGGGGAGAAGGCGCCGATCCAGGCGAGCCGGCGGTGGCATGTCGAGCGCACGCACGCCTGGCAGAACGCCTTCCATCGCCTTGCCCGCTGCTACGAGCGCCGTGCGACCGTCGTCAACGCCTTCTTCGACCTCGCGGACACGATCATCACCATCCGTAGCCTGATACGCCGAGCCTGGAGCACCCACCGCTGGGACGACCGCCCCAAGCGACGCCCATGAGCGCCCGCCTATCTGCGCGAGCTCTTATCCAGTTGCTGTGGTCAGTAGGGTTTGAATTCGGGGTAGTAGGCTGCGGCGGCGGTTGCGGTGTCGATGTTCCGTGGGAAAAGCGCGGCTTCGTAGGCGCGGATGGCCGCGTCGATGTCCTTGGGCTGTTCGGCGATGGC is a window from the Streptomyces luomodiensis genome containing:
- a CDS encoding aldo/keto reductase, which codes for MQYRTLGRTGVQVSTLALGAMNFGKIGRTTQDEVTAIVDAALGAGINLIDTADVYSGGESEEMVGKAIAGRRDDIVLATKATMPMGDERNRQGSSRRWLVTALEDSLRRLGVDHVDLYQIHRWDPNTSDEETLSALTDLQRAGKIRYFGSSTFPAYRIVQAQWAAREHHLSRYVTEQPSYSILQRGIETHVLPVTEQYGLGVLVWSPLASGWLSGAIREGREITTSRSTFMPQRFDTTIPSNRARLDAVERLAGVADEAGLTMIQLALGFVTAHPGVTSALVGPRTLDHLHSQLAAADTKLSADVLDAIDAIVAPGADLAAHEKNDTPPSLLHPSLRRR
- a CDS encoding IS5 family transposase → MYPCFHHGCPLGCHRRRISDRIVFDKLLQLLRFGCSYQAISDTTCSATTIRNRRDEWIRLGVFARLKQIVLESYDRIVGLVLDQIAIDGSITRAPSGGEVAGRSPVDRGKQGLKRSGMTDGYGIPLGRVLAGANRHDSPLLAPTLDLLDDIGPLPDDITVHLDAGYDSDKTRAELAARDLHGRIAHKGEKAPIQASRRWHVERTHAWQNAFHRLARCYERRATVVNAFFDLADTIITIRSLIRRAWSTHRWDDRPKRRP